Proteins from a genomic interval of Lolium perenne isolate Kyuss_39 chromosome 1, Kyuss_2.0, whole genome shotgun sequence:
- the LOC139835015 gene encoding uncharacterized protein yields the protein MAMLLRSAAGALLLRTSASAVAPIAAVAIVASRRLFSHTTARSRSTAGSTAGADDGQRACPVEKRIEETKEELLRLYLSKAPLPAAAEVATDLTGVLRRFQEAKARQHDPESFVGGEPFVGESFEGELFDTEAYEADASVAGYSFSGGTYTGGYHSGDMFREDSHPADSGDSWR from the coding sequence ATGGCGATGCTCCTCCGATCAGCCGCCGGCGCGCTCCTCCTGCGAACGTCGGCATCGGCCGTGGCCCCCATCGCCGCCGTGGCCATAGTGGCCTCCCGCCGCCTCTTCAGCCACACCACAGCCAGGTCCAGGTCCACGGCCGGGTCCACCGCCGGGGCCGACGACGGGCAACGGGCGTGCCCCGTGGAGAAGCGCATCGAGGAGACCAAGGAGGAGCTGCTCCGGCTGTACCTGAGCAAGGCACCGCTGCCCGCGGCGGCGGAGGTGGCCACCGACCTCACCGGCGTGCTCCGGCGGTTCCAGGAGGCCAAGGCGCGGCAGCACGATCCGGAGTCGTTCGTCGGCGGGGAGCCGTTCGTCGGGGAGTCGTTTGAGGGGGAGCTGTTCGACACGGAGGCGTACGAGGCGGACGCGTCCGTGGCGGGCTACTCCTTCTCCGGCGGCACCTACACGGGCGGCTACCACTCCGGGGACATGTTCAGGGAGGATTCGCACCCTGCTGACTCGGGGGACTCGTGGCGGTGA